A single Oncorhynchus nerka isolate Pitt River linkage group LG10, Oner_Uvic_2.0, whole genome shotgun sequence DNA region contains:
- the LOC135573818 gene encoding dihydrolipoyllysine-residue acetyltransferase component of pyruvate dehydrogenase complex-like, translated as MLRLVLRLRPSAGLPRSRGAQPELALSSRPVRGPCHLRRYHGSVRSRAVCSGGRFNTVVFASRALLQPAMGAQTQRFYSLPPHQKVELPALSPTMQTGTIARWEKKEGDKINEGDLIAEVETDKATVGFELLEDCYLAKILVPEGTRDVTVGAVICITVDSADLIPAFKDLTLEKLAASSASSAAVPPPVAAPPPAPSPGSSLPTHMKVCLPALSPTMTMGTVQRWEKKVGEKLSEGDLLAEIETDKATIGFEVQEEGYLAKIMVSEGTRDVPLGAPLCIIVEKESDIAAFSDYVETAGADVSTPPPAPVAAPTHAAPLPSPAPVAPATPRKGRVFVSPLAKTLAAEKGIDLAQVSGSGPDGRVTRKDIETFVPPKAVSATPVSAAPSPASTPSSAVAVSTGTFTDTPISNIRRVIAQRLMQSKQTIPHYYLSVDVNMDQVLELRMELNTEVKAQNIKLSVNDFIIKASALACLKVPEANSSWLDSVIRQNHVVDVSVAVSTPNGLITPIVFNAHTKGLTAISSDVSALAAKARDGKLQPHEFQGGTFTISNLGMFGVKNFSAIINPPQACILAVGGSEKRLLPADNEKGFDVASMMSVTLSCDHRVVDGAIGAQWLAEFRKFLEKPVTMLL; from the exons ATGCTCCGTCTGGTCCTGCGGCTGAGGCCGTCTGCAGGGTTGCCTCGGTCCCGCGGTGCCCAACCTGAACTTGCCCTGAGCTCTCGTCCCGTTCGGGGACCCTGTCATCTGAGGCGCTACCACGGCTCTGTCCGGTCCAGGGCTGTTTGCAGTGGAGGTCGTTTCAACACGGTGGTCTTCGCCAGCAGAGCCCTGCTACAGCCCGCCATGGGAGCCCAGACACAGCGCTTCTACAGCCTACCACCGCACCAGAAG gtggaGCTTCCTGCTCTGTCCCCCACCATGCAGACTGGAACCATCGCTCGCTGGGAGAAAAAGGAGGGAGACAAGATCAACGAGGGAGACCTGATAGCAGAG gtggaGACTGACAAGGCCACGGTGGGGTTTGAGCTGTTGGAAGACTGTTACCTGGCCAAGATCCTGGTACCTGAAGGAACTAGAGACGTCACCGTGGGAGCAGTCATCTGCATCACCGTCGACAG TGCTGATCTGATCCCGGCCTTTAAGGACCTGACATTGGAGAAGCTTGCTGCTAGCTCCGCCTCTTCTGCAGCTGTCCCTCCCCCTGTAGCAGCCCCGCCCCCTGCTCCCTCCCCCGGAAGCTCCCTACCCACTCACATgaag GTGTGTCTGCCAGCTCTGTCTCCTACCATGACCATGGGGACAGTGCAGCGTTGGGAGAAGAAGGTTGGAGAGAAACTCAGTGAAGGAGATCTACTGGCAGAGATAGAGACCGACAAGGCTACCATCG ggtttgAGGTGCAGGAGGAGGGTTACCTGGCGAAGATCATGGTGTCTGAGGGAACGCGTGACGTTCCTCTGGGCGCTCCTCTCTGCATCATCGTGGAGAAGGAGAGTGACATCGCTGCCTTCAGCGACTACGTAGAGACAGCAGGGGCTGATGTCTCCACCCCACCCCCCGCCCCG gttGCAGCCCCAACTCATGCAGCGCCCCTCCCTAGCCCAGCCCCCGTTGCCCCAGCAACCCCCAGGAAAGGGCGTGTTTTCGTCAGCCCGCTCGCCAAAACGCTCGCTGCTGAGAAGGGCATTGACCTGGCCCAGGTCAGCG gctcTGGTCCTGATGGTAGAGTCACCAGGAAAGACATTGAGACCTTTGTCCCTCCCAAGGCTGTCTCTGCT ACTCCGGTGTCAGCTGCTCCTAGCCCTGCCTCTACTCCCTCCTCAGCCGTTGCCGTGTCAACAGGCACCTTCACCGACACCCCCATCAGCAACATCCGACGG GTGATAGCCCAGAGGTTGATGCAGTCTAAACAGACCATTCCCCACTACTACCTGTCTGTTGACGTCAACATGGACCAAGTCCTGGAACTACGCATGGAGCTCAACact GAGGTAAAGGCTCAGAACATCAAGCTGAGTGTGAATGACTTCATCATTAAAGCCAGTGCTCTAGCCTGCCTTAAGGTCCCTGAAGCCAACTCCTCATGGCTCGACTCTGTTATCCGACA gaatcATGTGGTGGATGTGAGTGTGGCGGTGAGTACGCCCAATGGTCTGATAACGCCCATCGTGTTCAACGCCCACACCAAGGGACTGACTGCTATCAGCTCTGATGTCTCAGCCCTGGCTGCCAAGGCCCGCGACGGGAAGCTACAGCCACACGAGTTCCAG GGAGGCACGTTTACCATCTCTAACCTGGGAATGTTTGGCGTCAAGAACTTCTCAGCCATCATTAACCCTCCCCAGGCCTGTATACTGGCAGTAGGGGGCTCAGAGAAGAGACTGCTGCCCGCTGACAATGAGAAAGG gtttgATGTGGCCAGCATGATGTCGGTGACGTTGAGTTGTGACCATCGCGTGGTGGACGGAGCGATCGGAGCTCAGTGGCTCGCAGAGTTCAGGAAGTTCCTGGAGAAGCCGGTCACCATGCTGCTCTGA